The DNA region GAAGAGTGCGGGGTCTTCGGGGTGTTCCTTTCTGATCCCCAGCGGGATGCAGCGTCCCTGACCTACTACGGACTTCTGTCCCTGCAGCACCGTGGGCAGGAGAGCGCAGGTATCGCGGCGGTCCATGAAAAGACAATAGAATGCAGAAAGGGTATGGGTCTGGTGGGGGATGTTTTTAACCCCGATACTGTTGCCCAGTTAAAGGGTCCCGCCGCGGTAGGCCATGTGCGGTATTCCACCGCCGGGGGTTCCTGTGTTGAGAACGCCCAGCCCTTTGTGAGCCGTTTTAAACTGGGGTCCATTGCGGTGGCTCATAACGGTACTCTTACTAACGCAGATGTGGTACGGGAACTGCTGGAAGACGCAGGCATAGGGTTTACATCCTCCAGTGATAGTGAAGTTATCGTCAATCTGATCGCCAAAAACTACAAGAAGGGGCTGGAAAAAGCCCTGACCGACACGATTAAATTTATTAAGGGTTCCTACGCCCTGGTGGTCCTTACCGATGACGCCCTGGTGGGCGCTCGGGACCCCAACGGCATACGGCCCCTATGTCTGGGAAAACTGACCGAGGGCAGCAAGAGTGAAGGCACCGCCGGCTGGATCCTGGCTAGCGAATCCTGCGCCATCGATGCTGTGGGGGGAGAGTTCGTCAGGGACATAGAGCCCGGTGAAGTGATTATTATCAATAACGAAGAGGTTCTCTCATTCAGTTTCAGTGAAAAAACCCGGCGGGCGGTATGTTCCTTTGAATACGTTTATTTTGCACGACCGGACAGTATTATTGATAAGGTTGATGTCTACGGCTCCCGTATCAGGGCAGGAGAAATCCTGGGAAGGGAATCGGCAGTTTCCGCAGACCTGGTCATCGGGGTTCCCGATTCGGGGGTACCCGCAGCAATCGGCTACGGTAGGGCCACAGGCACGCTTTTTGGGCTGGGGATAGTCAAGAGCAAATATGTGGGACGCACCTTTATTGCGCCGGATCAGGCTATGCGGGAAAAGGCGGTTTCAGTCAAGCATAATGTGATAGACCGGGAAGTCCGGGGTAAACGGGTGGTGGTTATTGACGATTCCATAGTCCGGGGTACCACCAGCAGGCGGCTGGTTTCTATCCTGCGGAATGCCGGGGCTAAGGAAGTGCATATCAGGATCTGTTCACCCCCGGTACGTTTTCCCTGCTACTTCGGCATTGACACCCCCCACCGTAAGGACCTGATCAGTAACGGTAACAGTGTTCCCGAACTTTGTAAGTCCCTGGGCGCAGATAGCCTGGCCTTTATCTCTGTGGAAGGTCTTCTGGAATCCCTGGACGCAGACGAGGAACACTCTTACTGCTTGGGATGCTTTACCGGGGAGTACCCTATACCGGTTTCAGGGGAGACCAGGGGAGAGTAGAAGAGGTGATCAACTCTATGGAGTTGTAGCTTAATTCTGGTACAACACTTCCTAAGGAAGACTGTCGATTTAGTCAGAATATCGGAGGATTTTTAAAGCCTATACTTCAGGATTCTCCACTTCGATCTTGTCCGTTTCCTGAAAGGGCGCCAGGGTGGATACCATGCGCATCACTGCGCCGGAACGGTTAAGCACATAATGAACCTCCCGGGGTTCGATGTGGATAAACTGCCCCTTAGTAAGGGTGTGGGGTACATTGTCCACCACGATGGTAGCCGTTCCTTCCAAAATATAGAAGTTTTCTTCCATAATTTCGTGGTAATGGGCGCGAAAATCCTGGCCGGGCATAAACTGCACTATCGCAAAATTGCTCCGGGGGCCTTTCATCAGATACTTGGGGCCGTTATCACCTGAACGGTATTCCCTGTCTTTTTCATCAATTATAAACATACTTAATCCTCCTGTGTGTAGTAATACTAATTATAAGCCCGGGGCAGACCACATGTGCCTGGTACTGTTTTCATCACTAAGCCGTAGTTGTGCTGCGTACACGGTCTGCCAGGCATTATAGGCTTTCTGATACACCCCCTGATTTTCCGGGTTTGGGGTAAATTCCTTTTCAATCTTTACCAGCCTACGGGCCGCTTCCTTTATATCCGGGTACAGGCCGATTCCCTTGCCGGCCAGCAGGGCTGCGCCCAGGGATGTTGCCTCTTTGACCACCGGCACCTGGACCGGGATGCCGAGGACGTCGGCCAGTATCTGGGGCCAGAGTGCGCTCTTGGAGGCACCGCCGGCAAACACTACCTTTCCGAGCCGGTTCCCTGTGGCCTGTTCCACCAACCGCAGATGCCCCAGGGTTATGAGGGCGGTGTTTTCCATGATCGCCCGGTAAAAGGTGTACTTGTTAAACTGTGCGGGATCAATCCCAAAATTAGTAAAGGTGGGGGCGGCGTGCCTCCAGGAAATATAGTTCATCACATCAGAGAAGGCGCAGATCATGCCGTGGCTTCCTGCGGGGATCTTCATCGCTTCCTGATCCATTACCGCATAGGGGTCGGTGTTTTTTTCAGCGGCTATGCGGACTTCCTCCTGGCAGAAGGCGTCCCGGTACCAGCGCATCACCAGGCCGGGATTGAAGGCCAGGGCTTCGTATTGCCACTGGGATTCCAGGGCGTGGCAGTTTACCCGGACATCGCACTTGGGAGAGGTCTTTCCGGTGCCGGTATTGTACTCGTACTGCCAGAAACTTCCGCCGAATACACCGGCGTCGTTCACGTCAACCATGCCGACACCCAGGGACCCGGCTTGACAGTCCCCGGCGCCTACCACCAGGGGTGTCCCCTCCAAAAGCCCGGAGTCCGCTGCGCCCTGCCGGGAAATTGTTGCAGCCTGGGTTCCGCATTCCTGGACTTCAGGAAAGATATCGTCTCTGAGTCCGCAGCGGCGGGCTATGGTTTTGTCCCAGGTCCTGGTTTGGAGGTCGAAGAGCCCGGTGGTAGAACCATTGCTGGGCTCTACCGCCAGTACCCCGGTGTTACCGGCGAAACTTCCTGCGGTGTTTCCGTTGGTTTTAGCCTGAGGGCTTCCCGCAGAAAGGCGGTAGATGAGCCAGTCGTTGAACATACCCAGGCGGGCGATCTTTTTGTATACTTCCGGGAGTTTGTTTTTTACCCAGAGCAGCCGGGGCAGGGCGCCTAATGCAAAGGTCTGTCCTGATTCAATGTAGATTTCCTTTTCCAAATCCGCAGAAATAGCCTTGAGCTGCCCTACCTCGTCGTTGCTCCGGGCGTCCACATTTGCGCAGGCCCAGATTTCTTTGCCCGCCGAATCGTAGAGCACTATACCCTCACGCATACAGGTGGTGGAAACTGCGGCGATTTGGGAAGCTGTGACGCCTGTTTTCTCCAGGGCCTCCCGGGTGCAGGTACAGGCCAGCTTCCAGTTGACGGCCCAGTCAAAGTCCATGCTGCCGGGATATTGGGGGTCCTCCCGGTGGAGCCACTCCCTTTGGCTATAGCCGATCTGGTTCCCCAGGGTGTCAAAAATGACTGCCCTGACGCTGCCTGTTCCTGCGTCAATAGCCATCACATAATCAGACATAGGCTCCTCCCTTATCCGATCGCAATTATAAAGCAAGCAGGCTGATTTGCCAATGAGAAGTTTTAGCTATTTGAAATTGACAGTTTTCTGTTTCAGGCATATAGTTAAGGGCCGATTGATACCGGATCGGTAAAACGCAAAAAACAAAGCAGGGGCACAATATGGCTGATCTGGACGGAATTAAGGTTGATAAAAATTATCATTTGGACAAAGAATTTGCCACGGATGGCAATTTTCATGTCAAGGGCGCGGCTAATCTTGACTGGGGCATGAAGAAACGGCTGACCAATATTTTTAACCCCAAAAGCGGCAACACGGTTATGTTTGCCTTTGACCACGGGTATTTTATGGGTTCCGTATCCGGCCTTGAACGGCTTGATATTCTTATCCCCCAGTTGATCGATCATGTTGATGTGCTCATGGCCACCAGGGGCGCCCTGCGTACTTCAGTTAAACCCGGTTTCAGAAAAGGTGTTGCCCTGCGGGTTTCTTCGGGTTCCTCCATGCTGAACGACGATCTTAGCCATGAAATTGTTGCGGTGGATATTGAGGACGCCATACGGTTGGATGTGGACTGTTTGGCGGTCCAGGTGTTTATCGGCGCCGAGGGGCAACTGGAAAGTATTGATAACCTGTCCAGGGTTATTAATGCCGGTAACCGGTACAGCATACCTACTCTGGGTGTTGTGGCGGTGGGGAAGGACATGGAGCGGACGGATCAGTATTTCAAGCTGGCCACCCGTATCCTCGCCGAAATGGGGGTCTCCATTGTCAAGACCTACTATTGCGATAAATTTGAAGAGGTGGTCGCCGCCTGCCCGGTACCTATTGTGGTGGCCGGGGGCAAAAAGCTCCCGGAAAAGGAGGCCTTGGAAATGGCTTACAATTCCATGCAGGGTGGGGCCCGGGGACTTGATATGGGCAGAAACATTTTCCAAAGCTACCACCCGTCCCAGATGGCTGATGCTATCGGCAAGATTGTACATGAGAAATTTACCGCCAAGGAAGCCTGGGACTATTATTCGCAAGCTATCCGCTAACTTGTAGTCAAGCCCTATAAATATTCTTATAATGGCCATATATGGATTATAAGCAGGCAGGGGTGAATATCGAGGAGGGCTACCGGGCAGTGGGAAAGTACCGGGACCTGGCAGCCTCCACAGGTAACGCCTCGGTGTTAAACGGCCTGGGCAGTTTTGCGGGAATGCTCTCCATCGGGGACCTGATCCGCGCCGGGCAGGGTATGGAGGAACCGGTTTTGGTTTCCGGTACCGACGGGGTGGGTACCAAGCTGGATATCGCCTTCAGGTTGAAAAAATACGATACTGTGGGAATCGACTGTGTGGCCATGTGTGTAAATGACGTGCTCTGCCACGGAGCTCGGCCCCTGTTCTTTCTGGACTACCTGGCCTGCGGCAAGCTGGACGCCGATGTGGCGGCGGATTTTGTAAAAGGGGTGGCAACAGGCTGCCGGGAAACCGGGAGCGTCCTCCTGGGTGGGGAAACCGCCGAAATGCCCGGCTTCTACGACGAAGGAAAGTACGATATCGCCGGCTTCTCCGTGGGTATTGTGGATAAAGAAAAGATCGTTGACGGCAGATGCATTCAGGATGGGGATCTGCTGGTGGGGATCGCCTCTTCGGGGCCCCACTCCAACGGATTCAGCCTGATACGCAGGGTTCTGCCCGACCTGGGCGAGGACTTTGGCGGCATTTCCCTGGGCCAGGTCCTGCTGGAGCCGACCCGGCTCTATGTCAAACCCATCCTTACCCTGCTGGAACAGGTTGCTATCCGGGGTATGGCCCATATCACCGGCGGCGGGTTCTACGAAAACATCCCCCGGATGTTTTTTGCGGAAGATGGCAAAACCTGGGGCTTTGACGCGGTTATAAAAAACGGGTCCTGGCCCATCCCGCCTATATTTGCCCGGATAGCCTACGGGGTTAACGGCGGTGCTCTTACCGGCGCGGCGGCCCGGGAAACAGGGGCAAAGCTTCTGGAAACCGACGCCGCTTTAAGAAAACTGATGTTCAATACTTACAATATGGGAATAGGCTTTGTGCTGGCCCTGGCACCTGGGGACAGCGGCAGGGCGATAGAGTTTCTGAATGGCGCGGGCTTCCCCGCCCGGGTAATAGGCCGGGTGGAAGCTGGTGGAAGCGGAGAACTGCGCTTTGAATGATAGTGTTACTCCTAAGAAGACCGGGAAGGATAAAAAAATAACCCTTTCCCCTTTTCTTGTCCGCCTTATTCGCATTGGCGGTTTGATTATCTTCATCTTGGCGGCTTGTCTCTTTGGATTTTTAATTTCTTCCCGGGCGGCGAAGTGAATATCCTTGTCCTGGTTTCCGGGGGGGGTACCAACCTCCAGGCCCTGATCGATGCGGAACGGGCCGGCCGGCTGGGGCCGGGGAAAATAGTTGCGGTGATTTCAGATTGCCGGTCAGCCTATGCCCTGGAACGGGCCAGGGCTGCAGGGATTCCTGCCCTGATCGAAGCGCCGGACAGGGGGCTCCCGGAAGATACGCGGCTTCCGGAACTTTCGGATCGGATACTTCGCCGTGCCCGGGAACTGGATGCGGGCCTGATTATCCTGGCGGGGTTCCTCTCCATACTTGGGGGGGAGCTTATCGGAGCCTATGCTGGAAGGATCATCAACCTGCACCCGAGCCTGCTGCCCAAATTCGGCGGGCCGGGCATGTACGGGGAACATGTCCACCGGGCTGTTTTGGCTGCCGGGGAAACGGAGTCGGGGTGTACGGTGCATCTGGTGGACGCCGGGACCGACACCGGGACTATTTTACTGCAGCGGAAGGTTCCGGTTCTGAGCGGGGATACTCAGGATACCCTGGCAGCGCGGATCCACAAAGAAGAACATATCGCCATTGTCGAGGTCGCGGCCTTGATGGCGAAAAAGTTAAATACCCTTGCCGGATAAGCTGGTGGTGGAAAACAATGGAGGTACAAGATGGTAGAGAAACGATTAATTAAAAAAAGCGGCGAAGAACTTTCCCTTTTGGGCTTCGGCCTGATGCGGCTGCCCTTAAAACCGGGCACCAAGGATATTGACAAAGCTTTGGCCTTAGAAATGGTGGACTATGCGAAAAATAAGGGTATCAATTATTTTGATACTGCCTACGTGTACCATGAGGGGAATTCAGAACTTTTCGCAGGGGAAGCATTGTCGCGGTATGACCGGAACTCTTATAACTTGGCCAGCAAGATGCCCCTGATGGTTGTGCGGAGCGAAGCGGATGTGGAGCGGATTTTCGAGGAACAGCTCAAAAAGTGCCGGGTCGAGTATTTTGATTACTACCTGCTGCACAGCATGAATGTGCATCACCTGAAGATCGCCGAAGACAACAAGGTCTATGAGCAGCTCAAGGAAAAACAGAGGCAGGGAAAAATTCGCCGGCTCGGTTTCTCCTTTCATGATGCGCCGGAAGTGTTGACGCAGATAGTGGCAAAATGGGACTGGGACTTTGCGCAGATCCAGCTTAACTACTTGGACTGGGAACAACAGGACGCCAAAGGGCAGTACAAAATACTCAACGATAAAGGAATCCCGGTAACCGTGATGGAGCCTGTCCGTGGCGGGTCTCTGGCGAGCCTCGGCGATGAAGCGGATAGTATATTCAAGGCGGCTGATCCCAAAGCCAGCGTTTCATCCTGGGCGATCCGGTTTGCAGCGACGCTGCCGGGCGTACAGGTTGTTTTGAGCGGTATGTCCAATCTGGATCAGATGAAGGACAATATCAGCACCATGGAGAATTTCAAACCCATTAACGAAGCAGATCAAAAGGTGATCGATAAGGCCGTGCTGGCCTTCCGGACCACCGGGGCTGTTCCCTGCACGGGTTGCCGGTACTGCATGGAGTGTCCCCAGGGCGTCGACATTCCCCGGAACCTGGCGCTCTACAACGCCTACCTCTTTAATAAAGAGCGGAACCGGCCAAACTACCAGTTTGGCTTTATGATGGAATACAACGGGATGGGCAAAGCGAAGCAGGCGCAGAACTGCGTGGAATGCAAACAGTGTGAGGAAAAATGCCCCCAGCACATTGAAATTTCCAAGCAGATGGGCTTGATCCAGGAAGTGAATAAAACGGTGACAGCCTCCCTGCCGCCCAGGCACTAAGACAATTTGGAGTAATGATGAAAAAGCGGGCCTTAATAAGTGTCTTTTACAAGGATGGTATTCTGGAACTCGCTTCGTATTTATACGGGGCGGGCTGGGAGATTGTATCCACCGGGGGAACTGCGAAGCACCTGCAGGAAAATAATCTTCCTGTTACCGATGTGTCAACAGTGACGGGTTTCCCCGAATGTCTTGACGGCAGAGTAAAGACCCTGCATCCGGCTATCCACGCCGGGCTTCTTGCCCGGCGGGATCTGGCCTCCCATATGGAGACCCTGGAACGGCAAAGCTTTTCTACCATTGATTTAGTCTGCGTCAACCTCTATCCGTTTTTTGAAAAAGTTCAGGCAGGGCTTTCCCTGGAGGAGACGGTGGAGTTCATCGATATCGGTGGACCCACCATGCTCCGTTCGGCGGCAAAAAACTACCGGGACGTACTTGTCCTGACTGATCCCGGGGATTATGCGGAAACCATTAAAGGCCTTAAAGCCGATAGTATTTCTGCGGAATTCCGTAAACACCTAGCAGGAAAAGTGTTCAATCTTACCTCCGCCTACGACGCCGCCATTTCCCGGTATCTCCTGGAAACCGGGAGCCCGGAGCCGGTGGAGGAATACCCCGCCTACTGGTCCATATCCCTTAAAAAAGCGCAGGAACTGCGTTACGGCGAGAATGGTCACCAGTCCGCGTCTTTCTACGTTAATACCGACCGTACCGGCGCATTGGGCGCCATGGAGCAGCTTCAAGGCAAGGAGCTGAGTTACAACAATATCCGTGACCTGGACCTGGCCTGGAAAGCGGTCTGTGCTTTCGGCCTTCCCTCAGATAAACTGGCGCCCCAGGGGGAAGATGACGTGATCCGGTTTCTGCCGGAATACCGTTTCAGTTCCCAGGATGCACAGGTTTGCTGCGTGGCGGTTAAACACAATACCCCCTGCGGCATTGCCTTGGGGGGGACCCTCGGTGAAGCCTATGCCAAGGCCTTTGCCTGCGATCCGGTTTCCATCTTCGGGGGTATTGTGGCCTCCAATGTTATCATGGACGCTGTCACAGCAGAAAAGCTGGGGGAGCTCTTTTTGGAAATAGTCGTGGCCCCGGGCTATGAGCCCGCAGCTCTGGCGATTTTACAAAAGAAGAAGAACCTCCGGGTCATGCGGGCCCCCAGGGGCCCCCGGGAAAAACAGGAATGTGTTTCTGTAGACGGTGGCCTCCTGGTGCAGGAAGCCAACCGGAAACTTCTGGAAAAATGGGATGTGGTTACAAAAGCTGCGCCTGACCCGGCGGATATACCGGATATGCTTTTCGGTATGAGGGCGGTAAGCTACGTCAAGTCCAATGCCATTGTGGCGGTGAAAGACCGGGCCGCAGTGGGCATAGGAGGCGGGGAAACCAACCGCATCTGGGCGGCGGAACTGGCCCTGAGCCGGGGCGCCCGGACCGTTGCTGATGCGGCGGAAACGGGGAAGGGTAGCGCCATTAGTCCCGACGGCGCCCCCCCAAGGGTGCTGGCATCGGATGCCTTCTTCCCCTTCCCGGATGTGGCGGAGGCCGCTGCCGATGCGGGGATCAGGACCATCATCCAGGTGGGGGGTTCCAACAACGACAACCTTTCTATTGAGGCCTGCGATAAACTGGGGCTTG from Treponema primitia ZAS-2 includes:
- a CDS encoding aldo/keto reductase translates to MVEKRLIKKSGEELSLLGFGLMRLPLKPGTKDIDKALALEMVDYAKNKGINYFDTAYVYHEGNSELFAGEALSRYDRNSYNLASKMPLMVVRSEADVERIFEEQLKKCRVEYFDYYLLHSMNVHHLKIAEDNKVYEQLKEKQRQGKIRRLGFSFHDAPEVLTQIVAKWDWDFAQIQLNYLDWEQQDAKGQYKILNDKGIPVTVMEPVRGGSLASLGDEADSIFKAADPKASVSSWAIRFAATLPGVQVVLSGMSNLDQMKDNISTMENFKPINEADQKVIDKAVLAFRTTGAVPCTGCRYCMECPQGVDIPRNLALYNAYLFNKERNRPNYQFGFMMEYNGMGKAKQAQNCVECKQCEEKCPQHIEISKQMGLIQEVNKTVTASLPPRH
- the purN gene encoding phosphoribosylglycinamide formyltransferase, giving the protein MNILVLVSGGGTNLQALIDAERAGRLGPGKIVAVISDCRSAYALERARAAGIPALIEAPDRGLPEDTRLPELSDRILRRARELDAGLIILAGFLSILGGELIGAYAGRIINLHPSLLPKFGGPGMYGEHVHRAVLAAGETESGCTVHLVDAGTDTGTILLQRKVPVLSGDTQDTLAARIHKEEHIAIVEVAALMAKKLNTLAG
- the purH gene encoding bifunctional phosphoribosylaminoimidazolecarboxamide formyltransferase/IMP cyclohydrolase: MMKKRALISVFYKDGILELASYLYGAGWEIVSTGGTAKHLQENNLPVTDVSTVTGFPECLDGRVKTLHPAIHAGLLARRDLASHMETLERQSFSTIDLVCVNLYPFFEKVQAGLSLEETVEFIDIGGPTMLRSAAKNYRDVLVLTDPGDYAETIKGLKADSISAEFRKHLAGKVFNLTSAYDAAISRYLLETGSPEPVEEYPAYWSISLKKAQELRYGENGHQSASFYVNTDRTGALGAMEQLQGKELSYNNIRDLDLAWKAVCAFGLPSDKLAPQGEDDVIRFLPEYRFSSQDAQVCCVAVKHNTPCGIALGGTLGEAYAKAFACDPVSIFGGIVASNVIMDAVTAEKLGELFLEIVVAPGYEPAALAILQKKKNLRVMRAPRGPREKQECVSVDGGLLVQEANRKLLEKWDVVTKAAPDPADIPDMLFGMRAVSYVKSNAIVAVKDRAAVGIGGGETNRIWAAELALSRGARTVADAAETGKGSAISPDGAPPRVLASDAFFPFPDVAEAAADAGIRTIIQVGGSNNDNLSIEACDKLGLAMVFTGTRHFKH
- a CDS encoding FGGY family carbohydrate kinase produces the protein MSDYVMAIDAGTGSVRAVIFDTLGNQIGYSQREWLHREDPQYPGSMDFDWAVNWKLACTCTREALEKTGVTASQIAAVSTTCMREGIVLYDSAGKEIWACANVDARSNDEVGQLKAISADLEKEIYIESGQTFALGALPRLLWVKNKLPEVYKKIARLGMFNDWLIYRLSAGSPQAKTNGNTAGSFAGNTGVLAVEPSNGSTTGLFDLQTRTWDKTIARRCGLRDDIFPEVQECGTQAATISRQGAADSGLLEGTPLVVGAGDCQAGSLGVGMVDVNDAGVFGGSFWQYEYNTGTGKTSPKCDVRVNCHALESQWQYEALAFNPGLVMRWYRDAFCQEEVRIAAEKNTDPYAVMDQEAMKIPAGSHGMICAFSDVMNYISWRHAAPTFTNFGIDPAQFNKYTFYRAIMENTALITLGHLRLVEQATGNRLGKVVFAGGASKSALWPQILADVLGIPVQVPVVKEATSLGAALLAGKGIGLYPDIKEAARRLVKIEKEFTPNPENQGVYQKAYNAWQTVYAAQLRLSDENSTRHMWSAPGL
- the purF gene encoding amidophosphoribosyltransferase, yielding MKSSIELVDKMTAYEVCCPEDDKLHEECGVFGVFLSDPQRDAASLTYYGLLSLQHRGQESAGIAAVHEKTIECRKGMGLVGDVFNPDTVAQLKGPAAVGHVRYSTAGGSCVENAQPFVSRFKLGSIAVAHNGTLTNADVVRELLEDAGIGFTSSSDSEVIVNLIAKNYKKGLEKALTDTIKFIKGSYALVVLTDDALVGARDPNGIRPLCLGKLTEGSKSEGTAGWILASESCAIDAVGGEFVRDIEPGEVIIINNEEVLSFSFSEKTRRAVCSFEYVYFARPDSIIDKVDVYGSRIRAGEILGRESAVSADLVIGVPDSGVPAAIGYGRATGTLFGLGIVKSKYVGRTFIAPDQAMREKAVSVKHNVIDREVRGKRVVVIDDSIVRGTTSRRLVSILRNAGAKEVHIRICSPPVRFPCYFGIDTPHRKDLISNGNSVPELCKSLGADSLAFISVEGLLESLDADEEHSYCLGCFTGEYPIPVSGETRGE
- the purM gene encoding phosphoribosylformylglycinamidine cyclo-ligase, translated to MDYKQAGVNIEEGYRAVGKYRDLAASTGNASVLNGLGSFAGMLSIGDLIRAGQGMEEPVLVSGTDGVGTKLDIAFRLKKYDTVGIDCVAMCVNDVLCHGARPLFFLDYLACGKLDADVAADFVKGVATGCRETGSVLLGGETAEMPGFYDEGKYDIAGFSVGIVDKEKIVDGRCIQDGDLLVGIASSGPHSNGFSLIRRVLPDLGEDFGGISLGQVLLEPTRLYVKPILTLLEQVAIRGMAHITGGGFYENIPRMFFAEDGKTWGFDAVIKNGSWPIPPIFARIAYGVNGGALTGAAARETGAKLLETDAALRKLMFNTYNMGIGFVLALAPGDSGRAIEFLNGAGFPARVIGRVEAGGSGELRFE
- a CDS encoding cupin domain-containing protein encodes the protein MFIIDEKDREYRSGDNGPKYLMKGPRSNFAIVQFMPGQDFRAHYHEIMEENFYILEGTATIVVDNVPHTLTKGQFIHIEPREVHYVLNRSGAVMRMVSTLAPFQETDKIEVENPEV
- the lsrF gene encoding 3-hydroxy-5-phosphonooxypentane-2,4-dione thiolase codes for the protein MADLDGIKVDKNYHLDKEFATDGNFHVKGAANLDWGMKKRLTNIFNPKSGNTVMFAFDHGYFMGSVSGLERLDILIPQLIDHVDVLMATRGALRTSVKPGFRKGVALRVSSGSSMLNDDLSHEIVAVDIEDAIRLDVDCLAVQVFIGAEGQLESIDNLSRVINAGNRYSIPTLGVVAVGKDMERTDQYFKLATRILAEMGVSIVKTYYCDKFEEVVAACPVPIVVAGGKKLPEKEALEMAYNSMQGGARGLDMGRNIFQSYHPSQMADAIGKIVHEKFTAKEAWDYYSQAIR